A window of Paenibacillus sp. 19GGS1-52 contains these coding sequences:
- a CDS encoding TetR/AcrR family transcriptional regulator: MNPKLTLRDKKKEATAYALTEAAFELALEKGMDSFIVDDIVQKAGFSRRTFANYFSCKEEAVAEYFIGSVTNEDEKMLLDGLAPDATPLDALYKLLKLQFTSEFLHKLQQFVLLANQYPSLEPYILSVFRRLQVTAQEVLEQFSHGRYADGYTHLLAGAVYGAFVPLLDGRLNVMLPGEAQHEDSDAISFDQYLNSMFTYLRNGF, translated from the coding sequence TTGAACCCCAAGCTGACGCTGCGTGATAAAAAAAAAGAAGCCACTGCCTATGCATTAACCGAAGCTGCCTTTGAGCTTGCGCTTGAGAAGGGCATGGACAGTTTCATCGTCGATGATATTGTCCAGAAGGCTGGCTTTTCCCGGCGGACCTTTGCTAATTATTTCTCGTGCAAAGAGGAAGCAGTAGCAGAGTATTTTATAGGTAGTGTTACTAATGAAGATGAGAAAATGCTGTTAGACGGTTTGGCCCCGGATGCAACGCCACTGGATGCCTTATACAAATTGCTCAAGCTGCAGTTTACTTCTGAGTTTCTGCATAAATTGCAGCAGTTCGTATTGCTCGCAAATCAGTATCCGTCGCTTGAGCCTTATATTCTCAGCGTATTCCGCCGTTTGCAAGTCACTGCTCAGGAAGTGCTCGAGCAATTCTCCCATGGACGCTATGCAGACGGATATACCCATCTTCTTGCCGGTGCTGTCTACGGGGCATTTGTACCCCTTCTGGACGGACGGCTTAACGTCATGCTGCCGGGCGAAGCACAGCATGAAGACTCCGATGCCATATCGTTCGATCAGTATTTGAATTCCATGTTTACTTATTTGCGCAACGGCTTTTAA
- a CDS encoding MarR family winged helix-turn-helix transcriptional regulator: MKGILREVGMIARALDSVSNIEFKKYDLTKGQYLYLVRICENPGIIQEKLAEMIKVDRTTAARAIKKLEINGFIEKNNDQYNQKIKKLVPTEKGKNVYPFIKKENDYSNSVALSGFSESEAETVFNLLQRVRKNVEKDWEFVKKGKKRNY, from the coding sequence ATGAAGGGTATTTTACGTGAGGTTGGAATGATTGCTAGGGCGTTGGATTCTGTAAGTAATATAGAATTTAAAAAATATGACCTTACAAAAGGGCAGTACTTGTATCTCGTGCGAATATGTGAAAATCCAGGAATTATTCAAGAAAAGTTAGCTGAAATGATCAAGGTAGACCGAACAACAGCTGCTCGTGCTATAAAGAAACTAGAGATTAATGGATTTATTGAAAAAAATAATGATCAATATAATCAAAAAATCAAAAAACTAGTTCCTACGGAGAAAGGGAAGAATGTGTACCCTTTTATAAAAAAGGAAAACGATTATTCCAATAGTGTCGCACTATCAGGATTCTCTGAAAGTGAAGCGGAAACGGTTTTTAACCTGCTGCAAAGAGTCAGGAAAAATGTAGAGAAAGACTGGGAGTTTGTAAAAAAAGGAAAAAAGAGAAATTATTGA
- a CDS encoding GNAT family N-acetyltransferase has protein sequence MTINIKKCTFDDLGLLQEISVETFNETFKNQNSPKNMEVYLEKAFNLKQLEIELSYISSEFYFIYSTDVIAGYLKVNINDTQSEKMGHNSLEVERIYIRGEFHKQGLGSVLIHKAIEIAMKQNKEKIWLGVWEKNKNAITFYEKMNFVQTGAHSFYMGDEEQIDIIMTKTLI, from the coding sequence ATGACTATAAATATAAAAAAGTGCACATTTGATGATCTAGGTTTACTTCAAGAAATTAGTGTGGAAACCTTTAATGAGACCTTTAAGAATCAAAATTCACCTAAAAATATGGAAGTCTACTTGGAAAAAGCATTTAATTTAAAACAATTAGAAATAGAATTATCATATATCTCTTCGGAATTTTATTTTATTTATTCTACCGATGTAATTGCCGGGTATTTAAAGGTAAACATTAATGATACTCAATCTGAAAAAATGGGCCATAATTCGCTTGAGGTCGAGCGGATCTATATCAGGGGGGAATTTCATAAACAGGGGCTTGGTAGCGTTCTAATCCATAAAGCTATAGAAATAGCAATGAAACAGAATAAAGAGAAGATCTGGCTCGGAGTTTGGGAAAAAAATAAGAATGCAATTACATTTTATGAAAAAATGAATTTTGTTCAAACAGGGGCCCACTCTTTTTATATGGGTGATGAAGAACAAATAGATATTATAATGACCAAGACACTCATATAA
- a CDS encoding DUF2975 domain-containing protein yields MNVKRGSTHILKLIIFLAGSAVLALCIFLVPHMANFAAKLYPNIPLMKYLVFIVMYGAAVPFYFALYQAFNLLRYIDENTAFSELSVKALKNIKCCAIAISGLYVLGMPLFRFIAKKVDPPIGLMGLVIIFASLVIAVFAAILQRLLEEAINIKSENDLTV; encoded by the coding sequence ATGAATGTTAAACGAGGTTCAACCCATATCTTAAAATTAATTATTTTTCTGGCTGGAAGTGCAGTGCTTGCTTTGTGTATATTTTTAGTGCCCCATATGGCGAATTTCGCAGCGAAATTATATCCAAATATTCCCTTGATGAAATATCTCGTGTTCATCGTGATGTATGGAGCGGCTGTGCCTTTTTACTTTGCTCTCTATCAGGCTTTCAATCTTTTACGATACATTGACGAGAACACAGCGTTCTCAGAATTATCTGTAAAGGCGTTAAAGAACATAAAGTGCTGTGCGATTGCAATCAGTGGTTTGTATGTATTAGGTATGCCGCTTTTTCGTTTTATAGCGAAGAAAGTTGACCCTCCTATTGGATTAATGGGACTCGTCATCATTTTTGCTTCGTTGGTTATCGCCGTTTTTGCGGCTATCCTCCAACGGCTTCTAGAAGAAGCGATTAACATAAAATCAGAAAATGATTTGACGGTCTGA
- a CDS encoding TetR/AcrR family transcriptional regulator: protein MPKVDRRILKTQEALKTAILELMTEKSFDDITIQDLSDRANVSRGTIYLHYMDKYDLLDKLIQTHIEELRVRCAAAADLDFVTGSVIWTEYFESNYAFFSTMLASKGAPFFRTRFLEFLIEEFQDEVDNAQGKNEGLNKDLVVQFVASSYVGVVEWWFTNERPVTHIVLAEQLGGLLERICE, encoded by the coding sequence ATGCCTAAGGTGGATAGAAGAATTCTTAAAACCCAGGAAGCCTTAAAAACAGCAATTCTTGAACTTATGACGGAGAAAAGCTTTGACGATATTACCATTCAGGATCTTTCAGATAGAGCAAACGTCAGCCGTGGAACGATATACCTTCACTATATGGATAAATACGATTTGCTGGATAAACTCATCCAAACTCATATCGAAGAACTCCGGGTAAGATGCGCAGCAGCAGCCGATTTGGATTTTGTAACGGGGTCAGTGATTTGGACGGAATATTTTGAATCTAATTACGCATTTTTCTCCACGATGCTGGCGAGCAAAGGAGCGCCCTTCTTCCGCACTCGATTCCTGGAATTTCTAATTGAAGAGTTCCAAGACGAAGTTGATAATGCCCAAGGGAAAAACGAAGGGTTAAATAAAGATCTTGTCGTTCAATTTGTGGCTTCTTCGTATGTGGGTGTAGTCGAATGGTGGTTTACAAACGAAAGACCTGTAACTCATATCGTATTAGCGGAACAGTTGGGAGGATTGTTGGAAAGAATATGTGAGTAG
- a CDS encoding SDR family oxidoreductase — translation MKNRTWFITGVSSGFGYEMTKQLLEKGDKVIGTVRDKNKVEGFIKKFPDTFTCELLDVTNVPAIQKLVEGSFEKFGRIDVIVSNAGYGLFGAAEELSDAEVDHIIATNLTGSIQLIRAALPHLRAQGGGRIIQLSTYGGQVAFPGNSMYHATKFGIEGFCESVAQEVAPFNIGITLVEPGGARTEFRYGSAQVANLMPEYEGNPAHGFLKMLDASNGQAPGDPVRMAARIIESAQQEPAPLRMVLGSQALAVTISTLKERVADFETQTALAASTDFPVGE, via the coding sequence ATGAAAAATCGTACATGGTTTATTACAGGTGTCAGCAGCGGCTTTGGGTATGAAATGACCAAACAGCTACTTGAGAAGGGCGACAAGGTCATCGGTACTGTTCGTGATAAAAACAAGGTAGAGGGCTTCATCAAGAAGTTTCCGGATACCTTTACCTGCGAGTTACTGGATGTAACCAATGTTCCGGCAATTCAAAAGCTAGTAGAGGGCTCTTTTGAGAAGTTTGGACGTATCGACGTTATCGTAAGCAATGCCGGCTATGGCCTTTTCGGCGCTGCGGAGGAGCTCTCTGATGCCGAGGTGGATCATATTATTGCGACCAATCTGACGGGATCGATTCAGCTGATCCGGGCAGCTTTGCCGCATTTGCGTGCTCAAGGTGGTGGCCGTATTATCCAACTATCCACCTATGGTGGGCAGGTGGCCTTTCCGGGTAATTCCATGTATCACGCCACCAAGTTTGGTATTGAAGGCTTCTGTGAGTCGGTTGCTCAAGAGGTTGCACCTTTTAACATCGGGATTACATTGGTGGAGCCTGGTGGAGCCCGTACCGAATTCCGCTATGGCAGCGCACAGGTAGCAAACCTGATGCCAGAATACGAAGGCAACCCGGCTCATGGCTTTTTGAAAATGCTGGACGCTAGTAATGGCCAGGCTCCAGGTGACCCCGTGCGGATGGCTGCCCGTATCATAGAGAGTGCCCAACAAGAACCGGCGCCGCTCAGGATGGTACTCGGCTCTCAAGCACTGGCAGTCACCATTTCAACGCTTAAGGAACGTGTTGCCGATTTCGAAACGCAGACCGCACTTGCGGCTTCCACAGACTTTCCTGTGGGAGAATAA
- a CDS encoding cupin domain-containing protein — protein sequence MKNEHLSNSTIFPLGEKLDAYFTGDAYLQMVFTDPTPLNTAIGNVTFAPGARNNWHTHQVGQVLLVTGGNGWYQEEGQPARSLTTGDVVNIPPHVKHWHGATKDSWFVHLAMTPGPTDWLEAVDDEWFDKL from the coding sequence ATGAAAAATGAACATCTTAGCAATAGCACTATTTTTCCGTTAGGAGAAAAGCTTGATGCCTACTTTACCGGTGACGCCTACTTGCAAATGGTGTTTACAGATCCAACGCCTCTGAATACCGCGATTGGAAATGTAACCTTTGCTCCAGGGGCCCGCAATAACTGGCATACTCATCAGGTTGGACAAGTTCTGTTAGTCACCGGCGGCAATGGCTGGTATCAGGAAGAGGGGCAACCTGCCCGCTCGCTCACAACAGGTGATGTGGTCAATATTCCCCCTCATGTGAAACATTGGCATGGCGCAACAAAGGATAGCTGGTTTGTACACCTGGCCATGACACCAGGACCGACAGATTGGTTGGAAGCAGTCGATGATGAATGGTTTGATAAACTGTAG
- a CDS encoding aldo/keto reductase, translating to MEYTKFGNTGMDVSRICLGCMSFGDVQPGGHQWVLDEEHSRTIIKKALELGINFFDTANIYASGTSEEITGRALKDYANRDEIVLATKVWGRMHPGPNGAGLSRKSILSEIDKSLKRLGTDYVDLYIIHRWDYNTPIEETMEALHDVVKSGKARYIGASAMFAWQFQKALHVAEKNGWTRFVSMQNHMNLIYREEEREMMPLCKDQKIASTPYSPLASGRLIRDVSETTYRSETDQIQKSKYDSTADADRLIIERVASLAEKRGVPRIHIALAWLLQKESVAAPIVGATKLSQLEDAVGALSVKLTSEEISFLEELYVPHPVVGAQ from the coding sequence GTGGAATACACTAAATTTGGCAATACAGGCATGGATGTCTCCCGGATTTGCTTGGGTTGTATGAGCTTTGGAGACGTGCAGCCGGGAGGGCATCAATGGGTGCTGGACGAAGAGCATAGCCGCACTATCATCAAAAAAGCTCTTGAGCTCGGGATAAACTTTTTTGATACAGCGAATATTTATGCCAGTGGAACCAGTGAAGAGATTACTGGACGGGCTCTAAAGGATTATGCGAATCGGGATGAGATTGTTCTCGCTACAAAGGTCTGGGGGCGTATGCATCCAGGTCCAAATGGCGCGGGGCTTTCCCGAAAATCCATTTTGAGTGAAATCGATAAAAGCTTGAAGAGACTAGGAACCGATTATGTAGATCTTTACATTATCCATCGTTGGGATTACAATACACCGATTGAAGAAACCATGGAAGCCTTACACGATGTGGTGAAGTCCGGAAAGGCCAGATATATCGGCGCTTCTGCCATGTTCGCATGGCAATTTCAAAAGGCCCTGCATGTAGCGGAAAAGAATGGTTGGACTCGATTTGTATCCATGCAAAATCATATGAATCTCATCTACCGTGAAGAAGAGCGGGAAATGATGCCGCTTTGCAAGGACCAAAAAATTGCGTCCACTCCCTACAGTCCGTTAGCATCAGGAAGACTGATCCGCGATGTGTCAGAAACCACGTATAGATCGGAAACGGATCAGATTCAAAAATCAAAGTACGATTCGACTGCGGATGCAGATCGATTGATCATTGAGCGAGTGGCATCACTTGCAGAGAAGCGCGGCGTTCCCCGCATTCATATCGCACTTGCATGGCTGCTGCAGAAAGAATCAGTAGCGGCTCCTATCGTGGGGGCGACAAAGCTATCGCAGCTCGAAGATGCTGTGGGTGCTTTATCGGTGAAATTAACTTCTGAAGAAATATCATTCCTTGAAGAACTGTATGTTCCGCATCCTGTAGTGGGAGCTCAGTAA
- a CDS encoding extracellular solute-binding protein yields MRVRGILTALLTGCIVIASLAGCSSSNRSETSDPGTNNTTEKTKLTAIFVKHSLTKDVNEMKWLTDLEEKANVEIEWQQISADWDQKKSALFASGEIPDLLFNATKNSDFVQFNGLFEDLSPLIDKSGTNIQKMFSERPELKALATQLDGKIYGAPRYKGIWPSSTASMFINKTWLDNLGLQVPTTWDELEKVLIAFRDGDPNKNGDNKDEVPMDFNPMGWDFTPKLLLGSLGLPLSNGVTDGYFTEDAQVKDFYVDDRFKTLMQFLQKLYSENLINKEVVTQDYSKYQSLARGSGTTAKVGFTWGWETSDRVGNELKDQYITLPQLKQHADSTEELYWSNDNYYQNYGDNAISLSAKSKNKDAAMRFIDAFYEPTVSMQVLFGGMNDTDKGIKDNGDGTYQVLPPADSSLDPGSWKWTTTFADNGPMYIADDIKSKLILGTDMQSVLKEKSVYDDLLKKVDPLTNVYPQVFMKYSMEDTNAMAMNQANINNITDQKWAQWMTTNVDIDSEWNEYVTSIETSGLAQNLEIRQKAYQEYLSTVK; encoded by the coding sequence ATGAGAGTAAGAGGAATCCTTACGGCATTGTTGACTGGATGTATCGTAATCGCGTCATTGGCGGGGTGCAGTAGTTCAAACCGTTCAGAGACTAGTGATCCCGGCACGAACAACACTACTGAAAAAACAAAGCTGACAGCCATTTTTGTGAAACACTCGTTAACTAAAGATGTGAATGAAATGAAGTGGCTCACGGATCTGGAAGAGAAAGCCAACGTGGAGATCGAATGGCAACAGATCTCCGCAGACTGGGATCAGAAGAAAAGTGCTCTATTTGCAAGCGGTGAAATCCCGGATTTACTGTTTAATGCGACTAAAAATTCGGATTTTGTTCAGTTTAACGGATTGTTTGAAGATCTTAGCCCACTGATTGACAAGAGCGGCACCAATATACAAAAGATGTTCAGCGAACGCCCTGAATTGAAAGCGCTTGCTACCCAATTAGATGGAAAAATTTATGGTGCTCCGAGATATAAAGGCATCTGGCCGAGCTCCACCGCATCCATGTTTATCAATAAAACCTGGCTTGACAATCTGGGTCTGCAAGTTCCCACCACCTGGGATGAGCTTGAGAAGGTGCTTATCGCTTTCCGCGATGGTGACCCCAATAAGAATGGCGACAACAAAGATGAGGTTCCGATGGATTTCAACCCGATGGGCTGGGATTTCACACCAAAGCTTCTACTAGGCAGCCTTGGACTTCCTTTGTCGAATGGTGTGACCGATGGATATTTTACAGAAGACGCTCAGGTCAAGGATTTCTATGTGGATGACCGTTTCAAAACGTTGATGCAGTTCTTGCAGAAGTTGTACAGTGAAAATCTCATCAACAAAGAAGTAGTCACACAGGATTACTCTAAATACCAGTCACTTGCCCGTGGCAGTGGCACCACCGCAAAGGTCGGTTTTACATGGGGCTGGGAGACTAGTGACCGTGTGGGCAACGAGTTGAAGGATCAGTACATCACCTTGCCACAACTCAAGCAGCATGCAGATTCCACGGAAGAACTATACTGGAGCAACGACAACTACTATCAGAACTATGGAGATAATGCGATTTCGCTTAGTGCCAAATCCAAAAATAAAGATGCAGCTATGAGATTCATTGACGCGTTCTATGAGCCAACTGTCAGCATGCAGGTCCTGTTTGGCGGTATGAATGATACGGATAAAGGTATCAAGGATAACGGAGATGGCACGTATCAGGTCCTTCCTCCAGCGGATTCTTCACTTGATCCCGGTTCATGGAAATGGACGACTACCTTCGCAGATAATGGACCCATGTATATTGCGGACGATATAAAAAGCAAATTGATTCTGGGTACGGACATGCAGAGTGTTTTGAAAGAAAAGTCAGTTTATGATGATCTGTTGAAGAAGGTCGATCCACTAACTAACGTTTATCCGCAGGTGTTCATGAAATACAGTATGGAGGACACCAATGCCATGGCCATGAACCAGGCTAACATTAACAATATCACCGATCAGAAGTGGGCTCAGTGGATGACTACAAATGTGGACATTGATAGTGAATGGAACGAGTATGTCACATCTATCGAGACATCCGGTCTGGCCCAAAACCTGGAAATCCGTCAAAAAGCCTACCAAGAGTATTTGTCGACCGTAAAATGA
- a CDS encoding ABC transporter permease subunit, translating into MKPAHLARKIQPAPGKGFLNGWAANYQLWLMVLPAVIYIAVFCYGPMYGIQLAFRDFDFSKGLTGGDWVGLKYFDQYFNSPMFWPTLRNTFVIAFFSIVLGFPMPILLALVVNSIRGNRRKRLLQTTVYMPYFISTVVLVALLQILLSPTTGLINDLLKTLDLIPADINLLGSPGAFVPVYVISAIWQSCGWNSIIFIAALSSVDTQQYDAARIDGANRWKIVWHVEIPAILPTIIILLIMNMGGVLSVGFEKTFLMQNSLNKSVSEVISTYVFNVGVKSNQFSFGSAVGLFNTLVNFLFLILANTFAKKKSNISLM; encoded by the coding sequence ATGAAACCAGCACACTTGGCCAGAAAAATCCAACCTGCTCCAGGTAAGGGGTTCTTGAACGGATGGGCAGCTAATTATCAATTGTGGCTCATGGTTCTTCCTGCTGTCATTTATATCGCAGTTTTTTGCTATGGACCGATGTATGGCATTCAACTTGCCTTCAGGGATTTTGATTTTAGCAAAGGGCTTACGGGCGGTGACTGGGTCGGTTTGAAGTATTTCGATCAGTATTTCAACAGCCCAATGTTCTGGCCCACCCTTAGAAATACCTTTGTGATTGCTTTTTTCTCCATTGTGCTAGGTTTCCCTATGCCGATTCTTCTGGCTCTTGTCGTCAATTCGATTCGAGGCAATAGACGTAAGCGCTTACTGCAAACTACCGTTTACATGCCCTATTTCATTTCAACCGTTGTTCTGGTGGCTTTGCTGCAAATTTTGCTCTCGCCTACCACGGGTCTCATCAATGACCTTCTGAAAACGCTGGATTTGATCCCCGCCGATATCAATCTTTTGGGCTCTCCGGGGGCGTTTGTTCCGGTTTACGTTATTTCAGCCATTTGGCAGTCTTGCGGCTGGAACAGCATTATCTTCATCGCGGCCCTGTCTTCTGTGGATACCCAGCAGTATGATGCAGCCAGAATCGATGGTGCGAACCGCTGGAAGATCGTCTGGCATGTGGAAATCCCTGCGATCCTTCCAACCATTATTATTCTACTGATTATGAATATGGGTGGAGTTTTGAGTGTGGGCTTTGAGAAGACCTTCCTCATGCAGAACAGTCTCAACAAATCGGTATCAGAGGTTATCTCAACTTATGTGTTCAACGTCGGAGTTAAGTCGAATCAATTCAGCTTTGGCTCAGCCGTCGGTTTATTCAATACCCTTGTTAACTTCCTGTTCCTGATTCTGGCAAATACGTTTGCTAAGAAAAAATCCAATATCAGCTTAATGTAA
- a CDS encoding carbohydrate ABC transporter permease produces MTRNKVETSHAIVSSGSLADRLYTAVVVVVSIVAFIVVAYPLYFIVIASFSNSTMVNQGQVILWPKDINFYGYEQIFKDTRIWQGYLNTVIYTVLGTLLNLIVTLPCAYALAHKKFKARRIIMPLFVFTMYFGGGMIPTYLLIRDLHLLNTPWIMIVNGALSVFNLIITRTFFESSIPEELYEAAVLDGCSHFRYFISVVIPLSKAVISVISLYYMVGHWNDFFSALLYINSDELQPLQIILRNILLSNQAFAGGAGSGAGAGAGSYAQQFADQIKYAVIIVSTVPVLIIYPFLQKYFEKGVMIGAVKG; encoded by the coding sequence ATGACTCGCAATAAAGTAGAGACCTCACACGCTATTGTCAGTTCAGGAAGTTTGGCTGACCGGCTGTATACGGCTGTTGTGGTGGTGGTCAGCATTGTTGCATTTATAGTTGTGGCGTATCCATTATATTTTATAGTTATCGCTTCATTCAGCAACTCCACCATGGTCAATCAAGGACAGGTCATTCTTTGGCCCAAAGATATTAATTTTTACGGCTATGAGCAGATCTTTAAAGACACGCGTATTTGGCAAGGGTATCTTAACACCGTTATCTATACGGTACTTGGAACACTGCTGAATCTAATAGTTACGCTGCCTTGTGCTTATGCACTTGCCCATAAGAAGTTTAAGGCGCGCAGAATCATTATGCCTTTGTTCGTGTTCACGATGTACTTTGGCGGTGGAATGATCCCAACCTACCTGCTCATCCGTGATTTGCATCTGCTGAACACGCCATGGATCATGATTGTGAACGGTGCACTCAGTGTTTTTAATTTAATCATTACACGAACTTTTTTTGAGAGTTCTATTCCAGAGGAGCTCTATGAGGCGGCTGTATTGGATGGATGCTCACATTTTCGTTATTTTATTTCCGTTGTCATCCCGCTTTCCAAAGCGGTCATCTCAGTTATTTCCCTGTATTATATGGTGGGTCACTGGAACGACTTTTTTAGTGCACTACTGTATATAAACTCGGATGAGTTGCAGCCTCTGCAGATCATTCTGCGCAATATTCTGCTGTCCAATCAGGCATTTGCCGGCGGAGCCGGTTCAGGCGCAGGTGCAGGCGCGGGCAGTTACGCCCAGCAGTTCGCGGATCAAATCAAATATGCGGTGATTATTGTGTCGACTGTGCCCGTATTAATAATCTATCCATTTCTGCAAAAGTACTTTGAAAAGGGTGTTATGATAGGGGCGGTTAAGGGCTGA
- a CDS encoding AraC family transcriptional regulator, producing the protein MKRTLEHLEIIDELVSRDMEEMLVHGSRQFRMSVHMTQVPSMNNSVLYSHWHEELELLFVVKGSLQFHVGQDKFSVRSGEIVLIQPNLLHSASREGREEIVFYAVLVHFNFVSSLENDLIQQQYILPLFLQKRCYPKLITREMDQELKIFSLLEGVRDIYQQEPQGYELLVKARLLEIFYLLEKVAVEGTDETIRRSNAGHNSLLAKKTLGYVQQNYNRHISLTEMAKQVNMSPSYFCRFMKKQFDLTPMDFLNEYRISEAVTLMETTDKKIMEIAEMTGFCNINRFTEIFKKFYGYTPKSYRNAIRNKVENIDCTVRRDTDL; encoded by the coding sequence ATGAAAAGAACTCTTGAACATTTGGAGATTATAGATGAGCTTGTTTCGAGGGACATGGAGGAAATGCTGGTTCATGGCAGCCGTCAGTTCCGTATGAGTGTACACATGACACAGGTCCCATCGATGAACAATTCGGTATTATATTCACATTGGCATGAAGAACTTGAACTGCTGTTTGTAGTCAAGGGCAGCTTACAGTTTCACGTGGGGCAAGACAAGTTCTCGGTGCGCAGTGGCGAGATCGTGCTCATCCAACCCAATCTGCTGCATTCCGCAAGCCGGGAGGGGCGGGAGGAAATCGTGTTCTATGCGGTGCTGGTGCATTTCAATTTTGTTTCCAGCCTCGAGAATGATCTGATTCAGCAGCAGTATATCCTGCCGTTATTTCTGCAGAAAAGATGTTACCCTAAGTTGATTACGCGCGAAATGGACCAGGAACTGAAGATTTTTTCACTGTTGGAGGGCGTGCGTGACATCTATCAGCAGGAGCCTCAGGGTTATGAACTGTTAGTAAAAGCGAGGCTGTTGGAGATTTTCTATCTTCTGGAAAAGGTTGCTGTTGAGGGTACCGATGAGACCATAAGGCGGTCTAATGCTGGGCACAACTCTTTACTGGCCAAAAAAACGCTGGGGTATGTTCAGCAAAATTACAATAGGCATATTTCACTTACGGAAATGGCGAAGCAGGTCAATATGAGTCCCTCCTATTTCTGCAGGTTTATGAAAAAGCAATTTGATCTCACACCCATGGATTTTCTAAATGAATATAGAATTTCGGAAGCCGTCACGCTGATGGAGACAACGGATAAAAAGATTATGGAAATTGCTGAGATGACCGGATTTTGCAATATTAATCGGTTTACGGAAATCTTCAAGAAGTTTTATGGCTACACGCCTAAAAGTTACCGAAATGCCATCCGGAACAAAGTGGAAAATATAGATTGTACTGTTCGGCGAGATACCGATTTATAA